In a single window of the Bradyrhizobium sp. ORS 285 genome:
- a CDS encoding response regulator, with amino-acid sequence MMSSHNTAVAADANISAAARILCVEDDREIAALLTELLQEHGFAPRFVASAAAMNDVLQREQVDLIMLDLMLPDEDGMSICRRLRQISTVPIIMVTAKGEDIDRILGLELGADDYVVKPFNPRELVARIRALLRRSQLHPAVIAARQAPMSFDGWRIEPATRTLFDPDRVKITLTSAEFDILLAFCRNAGRVLSREQLIELAHGGQAGPVERSMDVHISRIRQKIEPGAKSWSMIKTVRLGGYVFTPRVETLDEA; translated from the coding sequence ATGATGTCGTCACACAATACCGCCGTGGCCGCAGACGCGAACATATCGGCAGCCGCGCGCATCCTCTGCGTCGAGGACGACCGCGAGATTGCAGCATTGCTCACCGAGCTGTTGCAGGAGCACGGTTTTGCGCCGCGCTTCGTCGCCTCGGCGGCTGCGATGAACGACGTCCTGCAGCGCGAGCAGGTCGATCTCATCATGCTTGATCTGATGCTGCCGGACGAGGACGGCATGAGCATCTGCCGCCGCCTGCGCCAGATCTCGACGGTGCCGATCATCATGGTGACCGCGAAGGGCGAGGACATCGACCGCATCCTCGGCCTCGAGCTCGGCGCCGACGACTATGTCGTCAAGCCGTTCAATCCGCGCGAGCTGGTGGCGCGCATCCGCGCGTTGCTGCGCCGCTCGCAGTTACATCCTGCCGTGATCGCTGCGCGTCAGGCCCCGATGAGCTTCGACGGCTGGCGCATCGAGCCGGCGACGCGCACGCTGTTCGATCCCGACCGCGTCAAAATCACTCTGACCAGCGCCGAGTTCGACATCCTCCTGGCGTTCTGCCGCAACGCCGGCCGCGTGCTGTCGCGCGAGCAGCTGATCGAACTGGCGCATGGCGGCCAGGCCGGCCCGGTCGAGCGCAGCATGGACGTCCACATCAGCCGCATCCGCCAGAAGATCGAGCCCGGCGCCAAGAGCTGGAGCATGATCAAGACCGTGCGCCTCGGCGGCTACGTCTTCACGCCAAGAGTCGAGACCCTCGATGAAGCCTGA
- a CDS encoding efflux transporter outer membrane subunit has product MQSPVKPVLLALCLSTPLLAGCAVGPDYITPDFGTPARWSSDRGQPAPTLKLAQWWRNLGDPLLDQLMGEAVADNLDVAAAKARIREARATQRQAAGALFPTVSGTGSATETRSAGSATNGIAIAPSTTSQFQAGFDSSWELDLFGANRRAVEAAAYGVDAAEDDLRATLLTLIGDVASNYIDARAYQARVALARRTAASQRETAALTERKQNAGSASAVDTAKAAALAASTEATIPTYEASYQQAVHRLGVLLGRDPTALSQRLSRSLPIPSPRLPLPKGVPADVLVMRPDVRKAERQLAQFTAKIGQATAALYPDVSLTGTVSTSALKLGDLGKSSTIGWSIGPSVSLPIFNGGKLQAAVEVAEAQRDEYHVAWRSAVLSALEDVENAIVNLGQERIRIRSLTESARRYGEAAKLSRSLYQTGSSTFLDVLDAERSQFTAEDSLLASRATLAKNYVALAKALGGGWTGPIDSSVPEVVDNGTGPHLARAVAPR; this is encoded by the coding sequence ATGCAAAGTCCCGTGAAGCCAGTCCTGCTCGCTCTTTGTCTCTCCACGCCGCTGCTCGCCGGCTGCGCCGTCGGGCCCGACTACATCACGCCGGATTTCGGCACGCCGGCGCGCTGGAGCAGCGACCGCGGCCAGCCGGCGCCGACGCTGAAGCTCGCGCAGTGGTGGCGTAATCTCGGCGATCCCCTGCTCGATCAGCTGATGGGCGAAGCGGTTGCCGACAATCTCGATGTCGCCGCCGCGAAGGCGCGCATCCGCGAGGCGCGCGCGACCCAGCGCCAGGCCGCCGGCGCATTGTTTCCAACCGTGAGCGGCACCGGCTCGGCGACCGAGACCCGCAGCGCCGGCTCGGCCACGAATGGCATCGCGATCGCGCCCTCCACCACCAGCCAGTTCCAGGCCGGCTTCGATTCGAGCTGGGAGCTCGATCTGTTCGGCGCCAACCGCCGCGCCGTCGAGGCGGCCGCCTACGGCGTCGATGCCGCCGAGGACGATCTGCGCGCCACGCTGCTGACGCTGATCGGCGACGTCGCCTCCAACTACATCGATGCCCGCGCCTACCAGGCACGGGTGGCGCTGGCGCGGCGCACCGCCGCCTCGCAGCGCGAGACTGCGGCGCTGACCGAGCGCAAGCAGAACGCCGGCTCGGCCTCGGCCGTCGACACCGCCAAGGCCGCCGCGCTTGCCGCCAGCACGGAAGCCACCATCCCGACCTATGAGGCGAGCTATCAGCAGGCGGTGCACCGGCTCGGCGTGCTGCTCGGACGCGATCCGACCGCGCTCAGCCAGCGCCTGTCGCGCAGCCTGCCGATCCCTTCGCCGCGCCTGCCGCTGCCGAAGGGCGTTCCGGCCGACGTGCTGGTGATGCGTCCCGACGTGCGAAAGGCGGAGCGCCAGCTCGCGCAGTTCACCGCGAAGATCGGCCAGGCCACCGCTGCGCTGTATCCGGATGTCAGCCTGACCGGTACGGTGTCGACATCAGCGCTCAAGCTCGGCGATCTCGGCAAGAGCTCGACGATCGGCTGGTCGATCGGCCCGAGTGTCTCGCTGCCGATCTTCAACGGTGGCAAGCTGCAGGCCGCCGTCGAAGTCGCCGAAGCGCAGCGCGACGAGTATCACGTGGCGTGGCGCAGCGCCGTGCTGAGCGCGCTGGAGGACGTCGAGAACGCGATCGTCAATCTCGGCCAGGAGCGTATCCGCATTCGCAGCCTGACGGAATCGGCGCGCCGCTATGGCGAGGCCGCCAAGCTGTCGCGCTCGCTGTACCAGACCGGCTCCAGCACCTTCCTCGACGTGCTCGATGCCGAGCGCTCGCAATTCACCGCCGAGGACAGCCTGCTCGCGAGCCGCGCCACATTGGCGAAGAACTACGTGGCGCTGGCCAAGGCGCTCGGCGGCGGCTGGACCGGCCCGATCGACAGCTCGGTGCCGGAAGTCGTCGACAACGGCACTGGCCCGCATCTCGCCCGGGCCGTTGCGCCCCGATGA
- a CDS encoding efflux RND transporter periplasmic adaptor subunit, which produces MNAPLPHMPPPVAIEADISTAPKPKRRRRWPLLTTGLIALAALGLIAHRYTRNPNANLATAPVTTGDIEQTVLATGTLKPVKLVAVGAQVSGRLVALNVKLGQKVKAGDLIAEIDSLTQQYTLRTNEAALRNVRAQRDEKLATLALAEANLARQQTTLAQKASSRADYDSAEATVKQTQAQIAQLEAQIVEAEVAIETARVNLGYTKITAPIDGTVLAIATPQGQTVNAVQSAPTIVVLGQVETMTVRVEISEADVVRVRPGQNAYFTILGDPDRRYTATLGSIEPAPESVKTDSSFSSTTTSSSSSTSTSSSSSSTAIYYNGVFDVANTDGRLMTYMTAEVHILLGEARNVLTIPSSALGNANADGSYPVRVLDDAGTLQKRSIRIGLNNKIRAEVQSGLREGERVVISAATDAPKQTVMPPPPSAGGL; this is translated from the coding sequence ATGAATGCACCCTTGCCCCACATGCCTCCTCCGGTCGCGATCGAGGCGGACATCTCGACTGCCCCGAAGCCGAAGCGGCGGCGACGCTGGCCTCTGCTGACCACCGGTCTCATCGCCCTTGCAGCGCTCGGCCTGATCGCCCACCGCTATACGCGCAATCCCAACGCCAACCTCGCCACCGCGCCCGTCACGACGGGCGACATCGAGCAGACCGTGCTCGCCACCGGCACGTTGAAGCCGGTCAAGCTGGTCGCGGTCGGCGCCCAGGTCTCCGGCAGGCTCGTCGCGCTCAACGTCAAGCTCGGCCAGAAGGTCAAAGCGGGCGATCTCATCGCCGAGATCGATTCGCTCACTCAACAATACACGCTGCGCACCAACGAGGCGGCCTTGCGCAACGTGCGCGCCCAGCGCGACGAGAAGCTGGCCACGCTGGCGCTCGCCGAGGCGAATTTGGCGCGGCAGCAGACGACGCTGGCGCAGAAGGCATCGTCGCGCGCGGACTATGACAGTGCCGAAGCCACGGTGAAGCAGACCCAGGCGCAGATCGCGCAGCTCGAGGCGCAGATCGTCGAGGCCGAGGTCGCGATCGAGACCGCGCGCGTCAATCTCGGCTACACCAAGATCACCGCTCCGATCGACGGCACCGTGCTGGCGATCGCCACCCCGCAGGGCCAGACCGTCAACGCCGTGCAGTCGGCGCCGACCATCGTCGTGCTCGGCCAGGTCGAGACCATGACCGTGCGCGTCGAGATCTCCGAGGCCGACGTCGTCAGGGTGCGGCCGGGCCAGAATGCCTACTTCACCATCCTGGGCGACCCGGACCGCCGCTACACGGCGACGCTCGGGAGCATCGAGCCCGCGCCGGAATCCGTCAAGACCGACTCCAGCTTCTCCTCGACCACGACGTCATCCTCCTCCAGCACCAGCACGTCGTCCTCCTCGAGCTCGACCGCGATCTACTACAACGGCGTCTTCGACGTCGCCAATACGGATGGGCGACTGATGACCTACATGACGGCCGAGGTCCACATCCTGCTCGGCGAAGCGCGCAACGTGCTGACCATCCCGTCATCGGCGCTCGGCAACGCCAATGCCGACGGCAGCTATCCCGTGCGCGTGCTCGACGACGCCGGCACGCTGCAGAAGCGCAGCATCCGGATCGGCCTCAACAACAAGATCCGGGCCGAGGTGCAGTCGGGCCTGCGCGAGGGCGAGCGCGTGGTCATCTCCGCCGCGACCGACGCACCGAAGCAGACCGTCATGCCTCCGCCCCCCTCCGCCGGAGGCCTGTGA
- a CDS encoding MacB family efflux pump subunit — translation MPELLIDLRNVGRRYASGEGTVHALRGVDIVIARGEMVAIIGQSGSGKSTLMNILGCLDRPTSGSYKIAGREISSLDPDELAALRREHFGFIFQRYHLLGELTAAENAEVPAVYAGLSPTQRRGKAQALLQRLGMGSRTGHRPGQLSGGQQQRVSIARALVNDPDVILADEPTGALDRASGEEVLRILDEISASGRTVIIVTHDAGVAQRARRIIEIQDGHVISDRLNPRPSPPPRLVADDDPASTSSWWRSQLDRLREAARMALLAMNAHRMRAFLTMLGIIIGVASVVLVLALGSGSQARVLKDINRLGTNTLEFFPGKDFGDTKASKIRTLVLADAKVMAQQPYVDAISPTVSTTSTLRYGAIEVSAQVSGVGEQYFRVKNTELAEGSYLDADTVRSYAQDAVIDDNARKALFPDSDVSPLGSVVLIGKVPCRIVGVTKQQQAGFGSSSTPIVYLPYTTVQARFIGNQVLRSISVRVDETTPMADAERAATALLTSRHNAKDFFVLNTDDIRKTVESTTQVLTLLVAAIAVISLLVGGIGVMNIMLVSVSERVGEIGVRMAVGARRSDILMQFLIEAVLVCLLGGALGLSLAVGFGTVFNALDVGFQLIYSPLAMVGSAVISMAIGIGFGYMPARNASRLDPATALARE, via the coding sequence ATGCCCGAGCTGCTGATAGACCTGCGCAACGTCGGGCGTCGCTATGCGTCCGGCGAAGGCACCGTTCATGCGCTGCGCGGCGTCGACATCGTCATCGCGCGCGGCGAGATGGTCGCGATCATCGGCCAGTCCGGCTCCGGCAAGTCGACCTTGATGAACATCCTGGGCTGTCTCGACCGCCCAACCTCCGGCAGCTACAAGATCGCCGGGCGCGAGATCAGCTCGCTCGACCCGGACGAACTGGCGGCCCTGCGGCGCGAGCATTTCGGCTTCATCTTCCAGCGCTATCACCTGCTCGGCGAGCTGACCGCCGCCGAGAATGCCGAGGTGCCTGCAGTGTATGCGGGCTTAAGTCCGACGCAGCGGCGCGGCAAGGCCCAGGCCCTGCTGCAGCGGCTCGGCATGGGCAGCCGCACCGGCCACCGGCCGGGGCAACTCTCGGGCGGCCAGCAGCAGCGGGTGTCGATCGCACGCGCCCTCGTCAACGATCCCGACGTCATCCTCGCCGATGAGCCCACCGGTGCGCTCGACCGCGCCAGCGGCGAGGAGGTGCTGCGCATTCTCGACGAGATCAGTGCGTCCGGCCGCACCGTCATCATCGTCACCCATGATGCCGGCGTGGCCCAGCGCGCCCGGCGCATCATCGAGATCCAGGACGGCCACGTCATCTCGGACCGGCTCAATCCACGGCCGTCGCCGCCGCCACGCCTTGTGGCCGACGATGACCCCGCCTCCACCTCGTCGTGGTGGCGCAGTCAGCTCGATCGCTTACGCGAGGCGGCGCGGATGGCGCTGCTCGCGATGAATGCGCACCGGATGCGCGCCTTCCTCACCATGCTCGGCATCATCATCGGCGTCGCCTCGGTGGTGCTGGTGCTCGCGCTCGGCAGCGGCTCGCAGGCCAGGGTGCTGAAGGACATCAATCGTCTCGGCACCAACACGCTGGAATTCTTTCCGGGCAAGGATTTCGGTGACACCAAGGCCAGCAAGATCAGGACGCTGGTGCTCGCCGACGCCAAGGTGATGGCGCAGCAGCCTTATGTCGATGCGATCTCGCCGACGGTCTCGACGACCAGCACGCTGCGCTATGGCGCGATCGAGGTGAGCGCACAGGTCTCGGGCGTCGGCGAGCAGTATTTCCGCGTCAAGAACACCGAGCTTGCGGAGGGCAGCTATCTCGATGCCGATACGGTGCGATCCTACGCACAGGATGCCGTGATCGACGACAATGCGCGCAAGGCGCTGTTTCCCGATTCCGATGTCAGCCCGCTCGGCAGCGTGGTTCTGATCGGCAAGGTGCCGTGCCGAATCGTCGGCGTCACCAAGCAGCAGCAGGCCGGCTTCGGCTCCAGCTCGACGCCGATCGTCTATCTGCCCTACACCACCGTGCAGGCGCGCTTCATCGGCAACCAGGTGCTGCGCAGCATCAGCGTCCGCGTCGACGAGACGACGCCGATGGCCGACGCCGAGCGCGCGGCGACGGCGCTCTTGACATCGCGGCACAATGCCAAGGACTTCTTCGTCCTCAACACCGACGACATCCGCAAGACCGTCGAGAGCACGACGCAGGTGCTGACGTTGCTGGTCGCGGCGATCGCCGTGATCTCGCTGCTGGTCGGCGGCATCGGGGTGATGAACATCATGCTGGTGTCGGTGTCCGAGCGCGTCGGCGAGATCGGCGTGCGCATGGCGGTCGGCGCCCGGCGCAGCGATATCCTAATGCAGTTCCTGATCGAGGCGGTGCTGGTGTGTCTATTAGGTGGCGCGCTCGGCTTGTCGCTCGCGGTCGGCTTCGGCACCGTCTTCAACGCGCTCGATGTCGGCTTCCAGCTGATCTACTCGCCGCTCGCGATGGTCGGCTCCGCCGTGATCTCCATGGCCATCGGCATTGGCTTCGGCTACATGCCCGCCCGCAACGCGTCCCGGCTCGATCCGGCGACGGCGCTGGCGAGGGAGTAG
- a CDS encoding DUF3313 domain-containing protein has product MVDIQRLVSSSRSLPVTHLAALCAAVGLSGCATAPITQSGALASYRSLEESNGLLAKSVLNINKDNVLAATTVRIMPTTFAGDVGSVLSEPQQRLVTNAVDRALCLNLSERFTVVAPNERADLTTRTFITQAAATDPVAAGASKVVSAVPGALGVPVPVPRLPIGLGSLSIEAEAVDRRGRQQAAMVWARGANSFTNSPVISQAGDAYDLAGSFSADFGQLLVTGETPFGKPPRIPSIERIGAALGGKPKNPACEAYGRDPGLIGMVANRLGAPPEWVDKGAPASEAQASTQMAAKR; this is encoded by the coding sequence ATGGTCGACATCCAGCGTTTGGTCAGCTCAAGCAGGTCCCTGCCGGTGACGCATCTGGCGGCGCTGTGCGCGGCCGTCGGCCTGTCCGGCTGTGCGACGGCGCCGATCACGCAGAGCGGCGCGCTCGCGTCCTATCGCTCCCTGGAGGAGTCGAACGGCCTGCTCGCCAAGTCGGTGCTCAACATCAACAAGGACAATGTGCTGGCTGCGACGACGGTGCGCATCATGCCGACGACCTTCGCAGGCGACGTCGGATCGGTGCTCAGCGAGCCGCAGCAGAGGCTGGTGACGAACGCCGTCGACCGCGCGCTGTGCCTGAACCTCAGTGAGCGTTTCACCGTGGTGGCGCCGAACGAGCGGGCCGACCTGACGACGCGCACCTTCATCACGCAGGCGGCTGCGACGGATCCCGTTGCCGCGGGTGCCTCGAAGGTCGTCTCCGCCGTGCCCGGCGCGCTCGGCGTTCCCGTGCCGGTGCCGCGTCTGCCGATCGGGCTTGGCAGTCTCAGCATCGAAGCCGAGGCGGTCGATCGTCGTGGCCGGCAGCAGGCGGCGATGGTGTGGGCGCGCGGCGCCAACTCGTTCACCAACTCGCCCGTGATCTCGCAGGCCGGCGACGCCTATGATCTCGCCGGCTCGTTCAGCGCCGATTTCGGCCAGTTGCTGGTGACCGGCGAGACGCCCTTTGGCAAGCCACCGCGGATCCCCTCGATCGAGCGCATCGGCGCGGCACTCGGCGGCAAGCCGAAGAACCCCGCCTGCGAGGCGTATGGCAGAGACCCCGGCCTGATCGGCATGGTCGCCAACCGCCTCGGCGCCCCGCCGGAATGGGTCGACAAGGGCGCGCCTGCGTCCGAGGCACAGGCGAGCACGCAGATGGCGGCGAAGCGGTAG